A window of the Pseudoalteromonas sp. A25 genome harbors these coding sequences:
- a CDS encoding YnbE family lipoprotein, with the protein MKWTLVLISLLALSACTHKVQVETKEPITINLNVKVDHEIRVKVDKELDDLFSDDSELF; encoded by the coding sequence ATGAAATGGACCTTAGTTTTAATAAGCTTACTGGCTCTCAGTGCTTGTACGCATAAAGTGCAAGTCGAAACCAAAGAGCCGATCACAATTAATTTAAATGTAAAAGTTGACCACGAAATTCGGGTAAAAGTAGATAAAGAACTTGATGACCTATTTAGCGATGACAGCGAACTATTTTAA
- the hldE gene encoding bifunctional D-glycero-beta-D-manno-heptose-7-phosphate kinase/D-glycero-beta-D-manno-heptose 1-phosphate adenylyltransferase HldE codes for MDFSRLQKLNQARVLVVGDVMLDRYWHGDTGRISPEAPVPVVKVSSLEDKAGGAANVAKNIAHLDGQVGLLGLIGEDDNGQSLLRILESEKIASQLVTIEELPTIAKMRVISRHQQVVRLDLEETFTQQHSRLLLARLEQVLDDYDFVLFSDYNKGALSAIKEMISLAKAAGKTVLIDPKSSDLSLYRGADYITPNLNEFKLAGGKADSEQVLTESARKLIADNGIGAMLLTRSEQGMSLISANEKYDFPAQVLEVSDVTGAGDTVIATLTTMLGAGMAPKDAVEVANIAAGIAVSKLGAATVSPEELSRKMGQYLRETGEHYQTPFDDVLKHITFAKKNGEKIVFTNGCFDILHAGHVRYLAQAKSMGDRLVVGLNNDESISRLKGPQRPINGLNERAMVLSALASVDWVIPFGSEDEDDTPAKLIETISPDILVKGGDYKIEDIAGADYVLSQGGQVEVLAFVDGCSTSGIIEKAKMGKSQKS; via the coding sequence ATGGATTTTTCACGGTTACAAAAACTAAACCAAGCGCGAGTATTGGTCGTTGGTGATGTAATGCTAGATCGCTACTGGCATGGCGACACAGGGCGTATTTCGCCCGAGGCTCCAGTGCCAGTTGTTAAAGTAAGTAGTCTTGAAGACAAAGCTGGTGGCGCAGCAAACGTGGCCAAAAACATTGCTCACTTGGATGGGCAAGTAGGTCTACTCGGTTTGATAGGTGAAGACGACAATGGTCAGTCACTACTGCGTATTCTAGAAAGCGAGAAAATAGCCTCTCAGTTGGTAACCATCGAGGAACTGCCTACCATCGCTAAAATGCGTGTTATTAGCCGTCATCAGCAAGTGGTGCGCTTAGACCTTGAAGAAACCTTCACGCAACAGCATAGCCGTTTATTATTAGCACGTTTAGAACAAGTGCTAGACGATTATGACTTCGTTTTGTTTTCTGATTACAACAAAGGCGCATTAAGCGCTATTAAAGAAATGATAAGCCTTGCTAAAGCGGCGGGTAAAACAGTGCTTATCGACCCCAAATCAAGCGACTTATCCTTGTATCGTGGCGCTGATTACATAACCCCTAATCTGAATGAATTTAAATTAGCTGGTGGTAAAGCAGATAGCGAGCAAGTGCTAACAGAAAGCGCCAGAAAGCTCATCGCTGATAATGGTATCGGTGCTATGCTTTTGACACGCTCTGAGCAAGGTATGTCACTTATTTCTGCGAACGAAAAATATGATTTTCCAGCACAGGTGTTAGAAGTAAGCGATGTAACAGGCGCAGGCGACACCGTTATTGCAACACTCACGACCATGCTTGGCGCAGGTATGGCGCCTAAAGATGCGGTAGAAGTAGCCAACATTGCTGCAGGTATTGCGGTGAGTAAGCTTGGTGCTGCAACCGTATCGCCAGAAGAATTGAGCCGCAAAATGGGTCAGTATCTACGTGAGACGGGCGAGCATTATCAAACGCCGTTTGATGATGTGTTAAAACACATTACTTTTGCCAAAAAGAACGGTGAAAAAATTGTATTCACCAATGGCTGTTTCGATATTCTACATGCTGGTCATGTGCGCTACTTAGCACAAGCAAAAAGCATGGGAGATAGACTGGTTGTCGGTTTAAATAACGATGAGTCAATTTCACGCCTGAAGGGCCCACAAAGACCAATTAATGGGCTTAATGAGCGTGCAATGGTGCTCAGCGCGTTAGCCTCTGTCGATTGGGTTATTCCATTTGGCTCTGAGGATGAAGACGACACGCCCGCTAAGTTAATTGAAACAATCAGCCCAGATATTTTAGTCAAAGGTGGCGACTACAAAATAGAAGACATCGCAGGTGCTGATTATGTACTTAGCCAAGGTGGGCAAGTAGAAGTGCTGGCTTTTGTTGATGGTTGCTCTACTTCGGGCATTATCGAAAAAGCAAAAATGGGTAAATCGCAAAAGTCGTGA
- a CDS encoding YdbL family protein, with protein sequence MKANKLIIAVAALGMAFSALALTLDGAKEQGLVGETESGYLAAVSSNAQVQALISDINAKRKAKYQQLAKKNGISLSQVEALAGKKAIEKTSAGHFVQVNGRWVKK encoded by the coding sequence ATGAAAGCAAACAAATTGATTATTGCAGTAGCGGCGCTAGGTATGGCTTTTTCGGCGTTGGCACTGACGCTTGATGGTGCCAAAGAGCAAGGCTTAGTCGGAGAAACAGAGTCGGGCTATCTAGCAGCGGTAAGCAGCAACGCACAAGTGCAAGCGCTTATTTCAGATATTAACGCTAAACGAAAAGCAAAGTATCAACAGTTAGCCAAGAAAAACGGTATTAGCTTATCGCAAGTTGAAGCGTTGGCAGGCAAAAAAGCGATTGAGAAAACCAGTGCAGGCCATTTTGTGCAAGTCAATGGCCGTTGGGTGAAGAAGTAA
- a CDS encoding intermembrane phospholipid transport protein YdbH family protein → MIVKFFKWLVIILCCLFLGLYVFREPLTVMTAERYLAPYNMSLSCLRWSLGGWHKVNVEELCLDSEHVSLRLEQVKVTKEHIHVNALHAKLLNSNTQEQSQAQTLWQPLQLALPTRPLLNIDDVTIETDKLSLRQLPQVLRLSLQEHKLNSFSVTGDISSDIFLSEQAVKLDVELDSPALQQLLPIYITSLHGTAHIDYFGDKVDLNVQHALAANLESSQCNGLVTSQGHIKASFDINLQKLDADLSEAEVLLTPNECDLIQTEQLREELNRVLLQPWRVSLPNGLALHNSRITTEHVQFSSADGNSVAEVKVLNADSKTLYGSGVVSIAHHSDSIGKLEIKSPIEFSDGHVNGMGKLHYHGERLLWLSEQVQGIELQGQVEFEASTQRALYKVEASGEVEQAYYNGVKVNNGKANMNAEITVAGDVATFAKLTIQADTLSYQQVKVKNSQLELEVDISSKQQLALSGRLSNQLLQSQSVQVNGIGSQFSVAGNIGSGEIFTTLSAQTRLDTVKAPNITLNNINIDSQGLQSRTGMFEHFITGAGIEAVLKHQYSPLAHPYQLVATAKPIMSIQPLINAYVPKLKLVQGDISFESEGDFNLQTADFLAQVNDVSLLYGTHYVDEINTAITGQYNSGTINIPSSKVMIGQIRSGVVLSNLSTLLHVDNGLAYVSELDASVFAGSVNIDRLNLSSEPQLVQVNAESLDLGLIAQAGRDAGVELRGKISGTFPMRIVDTNVSIEQGKLLSVGQGKLQVAQNASIEALKAQQPSLKSVIGVLDDLTIDNLSSDVALTPDGWLTLGVQIVGENKQQSQPVNFNYTHQENIFTLFRALRLSDEITQKVEDALTKQEQSP, encoded by the coding sequence ATGATAGTTAAGTTTTTTAAATGGCTTGTTATTATCCTATGTTGCCTTTTTTTGGGGTTATACGTTTTCCGTGAGCCGCTGACAGTGATGACTGCTGAGCGTTATTTGGCTCCATATAACATGTCATTGAGCTGTTTGCGTTGGTCATTGGGTGGTTGGCATAAGGTTAATGTTGAAGAACTATGCCTGGATAGTGAGCATGTGTCATTGCGTTTGGAGCAGGTGAAGGTAACCAAAGAGCATATCCATGTTAATGCGTTACATGCAAAACTACTCAATTCTAACACGCAAGAGCAAAGTCAGGCGCAAACATTGTGGCAGCCGCTGCAACTGGCTTTACCCACGAGACCTTTGTTGAATATCGATGATGTTACGATTGAAACTGACAAGTTGAGCTTGCGTCAGTTACCGCAAGTTTTAAGGTTGTCGTTACAAGAGCATAAGCTGAACAGTTTTTCAGTTACGGGTGATATTTCGTCTGATATTTTTTTATCTGAGCAGGCCGTTAAGTTAGATGTTGAGCTTGATAGCCCAGCTTTACAGCAATTATTGCCAATTTATATAACTTCACTGCATGGCACCGCTCATATCGACTACTTTGGTGATAAGGTCGATTTAAATGTTCAACATGCACTAGCCGCCAATTTAGAATCCTCGCAATGTAATGGATTGGTGACAAGTCAAGGGCATATCAAAGCTTCATTTGATATTAACCTGCAAAAGCTTGACGCTGACCTATCTGAGGCTGAAGTTTTATTAACGCCAAATGAGTGCGATCTAATACAAACAGAGCAACTGCGCGAAGAGCTAAATAGAGTGTTGTTGCAGCCATGGCGTGTTAGCTTGCCCAATGGTCTTGCTCTTCACAATAGTCGTATCACGACAGAGCATGTGCAGTTTAGTAGCGCCGATGGCAACAGTGTCGCTGAAGTTAAAGTGCTCAATGCAGATAGCAAAACTTTGTATGGCAGCGGGGTTGTATCGATTGCTCATCACAGTGATAGCATAGGAAAGCTAGAAATTAAATCGCCAATTGAGTTTAGTGATGGCCATGTAAATGGCATGGGTAAATTGCATTATCATGGTGAACGATTGCTTTGGCTATCGGAACAAGTGCAAGGTATTGAGCTGCAAGGACAGGTTGAGTTTGAGGCTTCAACGCAGCGCGCACTTTATAAGGTAGAGGCGAGCGGAGAAGTTGAGCAAGCATATTACAACGGCGTGAAAGTGAACAATGGCAAAGCCAACATGAATGCTGAAATTACAGTGGCCGGTGATGTTGCAACTTTTGCGAAGCTGACAATCCAAGCAGATACACTCAGTTACCAACAGGTAAAAGTCAAAAACAGTCAGCTAGAACTCGAAGTAGATATCTCCAGCAAACAGCAATTAGCGTTGTCTGGACGCTTGTCTAATCAACTGTTGCAAAGTCAGTCGGTGCAAGTTAACGGTATAGGGTCGCAATTTTCAGTTGCAGGTAACATTGGTAGCGGTGAAATTTTTACTACACTGTCAGCGCAAACACGCCTTGATACGGTAAAGGCACCCAATATAACGCTTAATAATATCAACATTGATAGCCAAGGTCTGCAAAGTCGCACAGGCATGTTTGAGCATTTTATTACGGGGGCTGGCATTGAGGCTGTGCTTAAACACCAATATTCACCGTTAGCACACCCTTATCAATTGGTGGCAACAGCTAAGCCCATTATGTCGATACAACCTTTGATCAATGCTTATGTGCCTAAACTAAAACTGGTTCAAGGGGATATCTCATTTGAGTCTGAAGGAGATTTCAACCTGCAAACAGCTGATTTTTTGGCTCAGGTAAATGACGTGTCGTTGCTGTATGGCACCCATTACGTAGATGAAATTAACACTGCCATAACCGGGCAATATAATTCAGGTACGATTAATATTCCTAGCTCTAAAGTGATGATAGGGCAGATACGTTCGGGGGTTGTATTATCTAACCTATCAACTTTGTTGCATGTTGATAATGGCTTAGCGTATGTGAGTGAGCTCGATGCTTCGGTCTTTGCTGGGAGTGTAAACATTGATAGGCTGAACTTATCTTCAGAGCCACAGCTGGTGCAGGTTAACGCAGAGTCTTTAGATTTAGGTTTGATTGCTCAAGCTGGCAGAGATGCGGGGGTTGAACTTAGAGGAAAAATATCTGGTACGTTTCCTATGCGTATCGTAGATACAAACGTCAGTATTGAGCAGGGTAAATTATTGAGTGTGGGACAGGGTAAATTACAGGTTGCTCAAAATGCCTCTATAGAAGCGTTGAAAGCACAACAGCCTAGCCTAAAGTCAGTTATCGGCGTATTGGATGATTTGACGATTGATAACTTAAGTAGTGATGTGGCACTCACACCTGATGGATGGTTAACACTTGGGGTGCAGATTGTGGGAGAGAATAAGCAGCAATCGCAGCCGGTAAACTTTAATTACACACACCAAGAAAACATATTTACACTTTTTAGGGCTTTGCGTTTAAGTGACGAAATAACCCAAAAAGTAGAAGATGCATTAACTAAACAGGAGCAAAGCCCATGA
- a CDS encoding D-sedoheptulose-7-phosphate isomerase gives MSQNEKIEQSYLESLERHKALFETMANYHQECLSLLEACQSTLAQGGKVIWFGNGGSAADAQHLAAEFVVRYKLERGPLASIALTTDTSILTAHSNDYHFDTVFERQVQALCKPEDLVIGLTTSGTSKNINLALAAANDIGAYTVALTGRDGAEVKSIAQLPIIVKNDETARIQEAHMFIGHWLCEAVDMLVAEQQ, from the coding sequence ATGTCGCAAAACGAAAAAATCGAGCAAAGCTATCTAGAAAGTCTAGAACGTCATAAAGCTTTGTTTGAAACTATGGCAAACTACCACCAAGAGTGTTTGAGTTTATTAGAGGCGTGCCAAAGTACGTTAGCGCAAGGCGGTAAGGTCATTTGGTTTGGCAATGGTGGGAGTGCTGCTGATGCTCAGCATTTGGCGGCAGAGTTTGTGGTGCGCTATAAACTAGAGCGTGGTCCATTGGCGTCAATCGCGTTAACAACAGACACTTCTATTCTTACGGCTCATAGCAACGACTATCATTTTGACACCGTGTTTGAACGTCAAGTTCAAGCATTGTGTAAACCCGAGGATTTAGTTATTGGTTTAACAACCTCTGGTACAAGTAAAAATATTAATTTGGCGTTGGCTGCTGCCAATGACATCGGTGCATATACTGTGGCGTTAACAGGTCGCGATGGCGCAGAGGTTAAGAGTATTGCTCAGCTACCTATTATTGTTAAAAATGACGAAACGGCACGTATTCAAGAAGCACATATGTTTATTGGTCACTGGTTATGTGAAGCGGTGGACATGCTGGTGGCGGAGCAGCAGTAA
- the waaA gene encoding lipid IV(A) 3-deoxy-D-manno-octulosonic acid transferase: MARLFYSLLLALLSPVIFIYLYGVRGKKNAGYRQHFLERFGFCNTHLPKQAVLFHCASVGEVLAATPLIKAFRKKYPDEAVIVSCNTPTGRKQIQQSLGDDIALCYLPIDFYFASKRFIKRLKPKLLLVLETELWPNLFSHAKNNDCHVQIINARLSEKSFQGYKKVAALSKTIMANIDVLASHNKQDAQRFIALGLAQSKVTVTGSIKFDIQLSLEERASAAKLKAQFKGRPVWVAGSTHPTEHEQVLSAHQQVLRAHANALLIIAPRHPEQFSRVDELLADSPLTHCCRSTSFDDNCQVLLADTLGELKMLFGSGDVAYIGGSLIERGGHNPLEAAAYSVPILTGAHTYNFAHVYPELISQGGAQVVKNSTELSESVIELFNDAHKRELQGQQALDCLARNQGAIDKTLALISQHLQR; encoded by the coding sequence ATGGCCCGATTATTCTACTCACTACTGCTAGCACTACTTTCACCGGTTATTTTCATTTACTTGTATGGTGTTCGTGGTAAAAAAAATGCGGGGTATCGGCAACATTTTTTGGAGCGATTTGGCTTTTGTAACACTCACCTACCAAAACAGGCTGTGCTCTTTCATTGCGCCTCTGTGGGTGAGGTACTCGCTGCCACACCATTAATAAAAGCATTTCGCAAAAAGTACCCAGACGAAGCTGTTATTGTTTCGTGCAATACGCCCACAGGCCGAAAGCAAATTCAGCAAAGCTTAGGTGATGATATTGCACTTTGTTACTTACCCATTGATTTTTACTTTGCCAGCAAACGCTTTATCAAACGCCTTAAGCCCAAGCTTTTGCTGGTACTTGAAACCGAGCTTTGGCCTAACTTGTTCTCCCATGCAAAAAACAACGACTGTCATGTACAAATAATCAATGCCCGTTTATCTGAAAAGTCCTTTCAAGGTTATAAAAAAGTGGCGGCTTTGAGCAAAACTATCATGGCAAATATCGATGTGTTAGCAAGCCACAACAAACAAGATGCACAGCGTTTTATTGCGTTAGGGTTAGCGCAAAGCAAAGTCACAGTAACCGGCTCTATTAAGTTTGATATTCAATTAAGCCTCGAAGAAAGAGCGTCGGCCGCCAAACTAAAAGCGCAGTTTAAAGGCCGGCCTGTCTGGGTTGCAGGCTCTACACACCCAACTGAGCATGAGCAAGTACTCAGTGCCCACCAGCAAGTATTGCGCGCGCATGCCAATGCCCTACTTATCATTGCACCAAGACACCCAGAGCAATTCTCTAGAGTAGATGAATTACTTGCTGATTCGCCTTTAACACATTGCTGTCGCAGCACATCCTTTGATGATAATTGCCAAGTGTTATTAGCAGACACATTAGGCGAGCTAAAAATGCTCTTTGGTAGTGGCGACGTCGCATACATTGGTGGTAGCTTAATTGAGCGAGGCGGACATAACCCGCTAGAAGCGGCAGCCTACTCAGTGCCTATTTTGACAGGGGCACACACTTACAACTTTGCCCATGTTTACCCAGAATTGATTTCACAAGGGGGCGCTCAAGTTGTTAAAAATAGCACTGAACTTTCGGAGTCTGTGATTGAGTTGTTCAATGACGCACACAAGCGTGAGTTACAAGGGCAGCAAGCGCTTGATTGCTTAGCGCGTAACCAAGGCGCAATAGATAAAACGCTGGCATTAATTAGTCAACACTTGCAAAGGTAA
- a CDS encoding glycosyltransferase family 9 protein, with protein MSFSPRSICILRLSAIGDVCHAVAAVQAIQATHPNASITWVIGKVEAMLLADLPGVKFVIFDKKQGKAAYKTLKQTFKGQQFDVLLHMQVALRANLAARCIPAKLKIGFDKGRSKELHSLFINRRIEPQSEPHVLEGFQNFARAIGANCGKPTWNMPVAEQDKEQAKTLLADLKQRIFVISPAASKAERNWLPERYAALAEHAAVQGFSVVITGGPTPLEEALAADIIQHAQCEIKNLVGKTQLKTLLCVLERASLVLAPDTGPAHMAVTVGTPVIGLYAHSNPARTGPYLYQDYVVEVYHQNLLTQKGKTAQQLPWGTRVKGSDLMAQISTEQVITMFERVVEAEKL; from the coding sequence GTGTCTTTTTCTCCTCGTTCTATTTGTATTCTCAGGCTGTCAGCGATCGGCGATGTGTGCCATGCAGTCGCTGCCGTGCAAGCCATACAAGCAACACACCCTAACGCTTCTATCACATGGGTGATTGGCAAAGTAGAAGCTATGTTATTAGCGGACTTACCCGGCGTGAAGTTTGTTATTTTTGACAAAAAACAAGGTAAAGCGGCTTATAAGACACTGAAGCAAACCTTTAAAGGTCAACAGTTTGATGTGTTGTTACATATGCAAGTGGCACTGAGAGCAAACCTTGCAGCGCGTTGTATTCCTGCCAAATTAAAAATTGGCTTTGACAAAGGCCGCAGTAAAGAGCTGCATTCTTTGTTTATCAATCGCAGAATTGAGCCACAAAGCGAGCCTCATGTGCTTGAGGGATTCCAAAACTTTGCCCGAGCTATAGGTGCTAATTGTGGCAAACCTACGTGGAATATGCCCGTTGCGGAGCAAGACAAAGAGCAAGCCAAAACACTTTTAGCTGATTTAAAGCAACGAATATTCGTGATCTCCCCTGCTGCAAGTAAAGCAGAGCGCAATTGGTTGCCTGAGCGCTATGCGGCACTTGCGGAGCATGCTGCCGTGCAAGGGTTTTCAGTGGTGATCACAGGAGGGCCAACGCCTTTAGAAGAAGCGCTGGCTGCGGATATTATCCAACATGCTCAATGCGAGATCAAAAACTTAGTGGGTAAAACACAGCTTAAAACCTTACTATGCGTGCTTGAGAGAGCATCGTTGGTACTAGCTCCTGATACGGGGCCAGCTCACATGGCAGTAACAGTTGGCACGCCTGTAATTGGTTTGTACGCGCATTCAAACCCCGCAAGAACGGGGCCTTATTTGTACCAAGACTATGTGGTAGAGGTGTATCATCAAAACCTGCTTACGCAAAAAGGCAAAACAGCGCAGCAACTACCTTGGGGGACGCGTGTAAAAGGTAGTGATTTGATGGCACAGATAAGCACAGAGCAAGTGATCACTATGTTTGAGCGTGTTGTTGAGGCAGAGAAGTTATGA
- a CDS encoding 3-deoxy-D-manno-octulosonic acid kinase codes for MIITKINHHYLLCKENVSCDVSLDWFDPTYWQQLNAIVATKEGRATAWFYEHKKQVNVLKHYWRGGLVGKLLSDQYLYLGLAKTRVYQEFDLLCKLDELRLPVPKPVAAKVTQQGLIYRGDLITGAISGATSLCERLQARQATEQELTLVGSTIAQFHNQGVYHADLNINNILFSDDGKVYLIDFDRGQLRQTHASWQQANMARLQRSFNKEAGKWPTFYFSEQDWLTLMQAYKAAIG; via the coding sequence ATGATCATTACCAAAATAAATCACCATTATTTACTCTGCAAAGAAAACGTCAGTTGTGACGTTTCCCTTGATTGGTTTGACCCCACTTATTGGCAACAATTAAATGCCATTGTGGCCACCAAAGAAGGCAGAGCAACCGCTTGGTTTTATGAGCATAAAAAACAAGTTAATGTACTAAAACACTATTGGCGTGGCGGCCTGGTTGGTAAGCTATTATCAGACCAATATTTGTATCTGGGATTAGCCAAAACACGCGTTTATCAAGAATTTGACCTGTTATGTAAACTTGATGAATTGCGCTTGCCCGTGCCCAAGCCTGTAGCGGCAAAAGTCACTCAACAAGGGCTTATTTATCGAGGCGATTTGATAACGGGCGCCATTAGTGGTGCAACAAGCTTATGTGAGCGATTACAAGCTCGACAAGCCACGGAGCAAGAGCTCACACTTGTTGGTAGCACAATTGCGCAGTTTCATAACCAAGGGGTGTATCACGCTGATTTAAACATCAACAATATTTTGTTCAGCGATGATGGCAAGGTGTACTTGATTGACTTTGACCGTGGACAACTTCGCCAGACGCACGCCAGTTGGCAACAAGCTAATATGGCGCGTTTACAACGCTCATTTAATAAAGAGGCCGGCAAGTGGCCGACCTTTTATTTTTCAGAGCAAGATTGGCTAACCCTAATGCAGGCCTACAAAGCTGCCATCGGGTAA
- a CDS encoding DUF1415 domain-containing protein encodes MSITSLLTPAQIMQNWVSAVIVKYNFCPFARKEVEQNTIHYQVSDSTSHDDAVMDMLEECAALDNHPERETTLLIFKDGFSDFADFLDLVDLANAMLVVQGYEGRYQIANFHPDYVFADSDDDDAANYTNRAPFPTLHLIREQSMAAALENYDDPESIPENNIRLARRKGEAFWQQLLKQCHKH; translated from the coding sequence ATGAGCATCACTTCCCTCTTAACTCCCGCACAAATCATGCAAAACTGGGTTAGCGCAGTAATCGTCAAATACAACTTTTGCCCATTTGCACGCAAAGAGGTAGAGCAAAACACCATTCACTATCAAGTGTCAGACTCAACCAGTCATGACGACGCTGTGATGGACATGTTAGAAGAATGCGCAGCTTTGGATAATCACCCTGAGCGAGAAACCACCTTACTTATCTTCAAGGACGGTTTTAGTGATTTCGCCGATTTTTTAGATTTGGTTGATTTAGCCAACGCTATGCTTGTGGTACAAGGTTATGAAGGGCGCTATCAAATTGCCAACTTTCACCCTGATTATGTGTTTGCCGACAGTGATGACGATGATGCGGCTAATTACACTAATCGTGCGCCGTTTCCTACTTTACATTTAATTCGCGAACAAAGCATGGCGGCAGCGCTGGAGAACTACGACGACCCCGAGAGCATTCCCGAGAATAATATTCGCTTAGCGCGCAGAAAAGGCGAAGCGTTTTGGCAGCAACTGTTAAAACAATGCCATAAACACTAG
- a CDS encoding capsule assembly Wzi family protein gives MSLKLSACIAGVVLFFSSYSYSSPTAYLPVGKDKLLEYQIDRMFALTDGVPMAKPYRISEINMALRKLHSVNRPLYNSIRKRLTSYFSKDDVTRQGVKLRYDSGEVVRLANDRSNQSNEYAEISLEGVWRGSDSSLLQLGMDYRVRQGDLVPYNTFYALGGDTFQLNLGYKEHWFSPFKSFAQVYSTNAQPSPSVSLGLIAPLTNWWNFDFELFYSELEHVEQGIVYQGKLHSGKPKLAGTHISIEPIEGWTIGLNRMMQFGGGPRKVSTSDIIKAYFDPAGSDNKTAQLSQDAELGDQWATITSTVQTNFYTPAEWYFEYGGEDTKGHKNYQFGNTVASFGLYLPQLTSNTTLRYEYTNMHSLWYENEIYPAAGNTIKGAVVGHFAGDMREFGDSAPSQIHTLEMTLSDNVNSMWRAKYTQVDNKSGYLNEFNEVGKDYEKAQALQISNSRMIDKRQVETTLTVGKDVFGQSYTWLSLNVYW, from the coding sequence ATGTCGTTAAAACTCTCAGCATGTATTGCAGGCGTTGTACTGTTTTTTTCAAGTTATAGCTATAGTTCGCCAACCGCTTACTTACCTGTCGGTAAAGATAAGTTACTTGAATATCAGATAGATCGTATGTTTGCACTTACCGATGGCGTGCCAATGGCAAAGCCCTACCGGATAAGTGAAATTAATATGGCGCTGAGAAAGTTACATAGCGTTAACCGCCCTCTGTACAACAGTATTCGCAAGCGCCTCACGTCTTATTTTAGTAAAGATGACGTGACACGCCAAGGCGTTAAGTTGCGCTATGATTCCGGTGAAGTGGTGCGGCTAGCCAACGACAGAAGCAACCAATCTAACGAATATGCAGAAATCTCACTAGAAGGTGTGTGGCGAGGCAGTGACAGTTCTTTACTGCAACTGGGTATGGATTACCGGGTACGACAAGGGGATCTCGTGCCCTATAATACCTTTTATGCACTCGGTGGTGACACGTTTCAACTAAATTTAGGCTACAAGGAGCATTGGTTTTCTCCTTTTAAGAGCTTTGCACAAGTATACTCGACCAATGCCCAGCCTTCGCCCTCAGTATCATTAGGACTTATCGCGCCTTTGACAAATTGGTGGAATTTTGACTTTGAATTGTTTTACTCAGAACTTGAGCATGTAGAGCAGGGTATTGTTTATCAGGGTAAATTGCATTCAGGCAAACCAAAACTTGCGGGTACACATATTAGCATCGAACCAATTGAAGGTTGGACCATAGGGTTAAACCGCATGATGCAATTTGGCGGGGGGCCAAGAAAGGTTAGCACAAGTGATATTATTAAAGCTTACTTTGACCCCGCTGGTAGTGACAATAAAACAGCGCAATTAAGTCAAGATGCTGAGTTAGGTGACCAATGGGCAACCATCACCAGCACCGTACAAACTAATTTTTACACACCAGCCGAGTGGTACTTTGAATATGGTGGTGAGGATACCAAAGGTCATAAGAACTACCAATTTGGTAACACGGTAGCAAGTTTTGGTTTATATTTGCCGCAGTTAACGAGTAACACCACACTGCGTTATGAATATACCAATATGCACAGCCTTTGGTACGAAAATGAAATTTATCCAGCAGCAGGTAACACCATCAAAGGCGCTGTCGTTGGTCATTTTGCAGGAGATATGCGTGAGTTTGGCGACTCAGCGCCAAGCCAAATTCATACTCTAGAAATGACGCTAAGTGACAACGTGAATTCAATGTGGCGAGCAAAATACACGCAGGTAGACAATAAAAGCGGTTATCTGAACGAATTTAACGAAGTGGGCAAAGACTACGAAAAGGCGCAAGCACTGCAAATAAGTAACAGTCGCATGATTGATAAACGTCAAGTAGAGACCACTTTGACTGTGGGTAAAGATGTTTTTGGGCAAAGCTATACTTGGCTATCGCTCAATGTATACTGGTAG